The proteins below come from a single Salvelinus fontinalis isolate EN_2023a chromosome 1, ASM2944872v1, whole genome shotgun sequence genomic window:
- the LOC129851507 gene encoding core histone macro-H2A.2-like isoform X2, producing MSARGGKKKSTKLSRSARAGVIFPVGRMMRYLRTGTHKYRIGMGAPVYMAAVIEYLAAEILELAGNAARDNKKGRITPRHIKLAVANDEELNQLLRGVTISNGGVLPRIHPELLSKKRGSRVKVDTQVTVPEKRAERVKSIKKPTTKKGKGKPGRKPRSTENDKEAVVANSTVEDGPGDGFTILSAKSLFLGQKLSLTESEISKIGTIKVEGIINPTNAEMDLKEGVGNALEKAGGRDFLEAVKELRKAQGPLEVASVAVSQASGMPARFVIHCNIPQWGSEKCEDQLEKTVKACLSAAEEKKLKSVAFPSLPAGRNGFPKQTAAQLILKAISNHFVSATTSSLKNIYFVLFDSESIGIYLQEMAKLDAK from the exons ATGTCAGCCCGAGGAGGGAAGAAGAAGAGCACCAAACTGTCCCGCTCTGCCAGAGCAGGGGTCATCTTTCCTGTGGGGAGGATGATGAGGTATCTACGCACAGGGACCCACAAGTACCGCATCGGCATGGGGGCACCCGTCTACATGGCAGCCGTCATAGAGTACCTGGCAG CTGAGATTTTGGAGTTGGCAGGAAATGCAGCAAGGGACAACAAAAAAGGCAGAATAACTCCTCGGCACATTAAACTGGCTGTAGCCAACGACGAGGAGCTCAACCAG CTTCTCCGAGGGGTGACCATATCAAACGGAGGGGTCCTGCCTCGTATCCACCCGGAACTATTGTCCAAGAAAAGGGGCAGCCGAGTGAAAGTGGACACTCAGGTGACCGTGCCAGAGAAGAGGGCGGAACGCGTCAAGAGCATCAAGAAACCCACCACCAAAAAAGGCAAAGGCAAACCAGGCCGCAAGCCAAGG AGCACAGAAAACGACAAAGAAGCTGTCGTAGCCAACTCAACAGTGGAAGATGGACCAGGTGATGGATTCACTATCCTCTCAGCGAAAAGCCTGTTCCTTGGACAAAAG CTTTCACTAACAGAGAGTGAAATTAGCAAGATTGGAACGATCAAGGTGGAGGGAATCATCAACCCCACAAATGCCGAGATGGACCTCAAAGAGGGAGTGG GCAATGCCCTGGAGAAGGCAGGTGGGCGGGACTTCTTGGAGGCAGTGAAAGAACTGAGGAAAGCACAGGGACCTCTGGAGGTAGCATCAG TTGCGGTGAGTCAGGCCAGTGGGATGCCAGCTCGTTTCGTCATCCACTGTAACATCCCTCAGTGGGGCTCGGAGAAGTGTGAGGACCAGCTGGAGAAGACTGTCAAGGCCTgcctctctgctgcagaggagaagAAACTGAAGTCTGTGGCCTTCCCCTCACTTCCTGCTGGCCG GAATGGATTCCCAAAGCAAACAGCCGCCCAGCTGATCCTCAAGGCAATCTCCAACCATTTTGTCTCCGCAACGACCTCTTCCCTGAAAAACATTTACTTTGTACTGTTTGACAGCGAGAGCATCGGAATATACCTTCAGGAAATGGCCAAGCTGGATGCCAAGTGA
- the LOC129851507 gene encoding core histone macro-H2A.2-like isoform X1, with translation MSARGGKKKSTKLSRSARAGVIFPVGRMMRYLRTGTHKYRIGMGAPVYMAAVIEYLAAEILELAGNAARDNKKGRITPRHIKLAVANDEELNQLLRGVTISNGGVLPRIHPELLSKKRGSRVKVDTQVTVPEKRAERVKSIKKPTTKKGKGKPGRKPRKSTENDKEAVVANSTVEDGPGDGFTILSAKSLFLGQKLSLTESEISKIGTIKVEGIINPTNAEMDLKEGVGNALEKAGGRDFLEAVKELRKAQGPLEVASVAVSQASGMPARFVIHCNIPQWGSEKCEDQLEKTVKACLSAAEEKKLKSVAFPSLPAGRNGFPKQTAAQLILKAISNHFVSATTSSLKNIYFVLFDSESIGIYLQEMAKLDAK, from the exons ATGTCAGCCCGAGGAGGGAAGAAGAAGAGCACCAAACTGTCCCGCTCTGCCAGAGCAGGGGTCATCTTTCCTGTGGGGAGGATGATGAGGTATCTACGCACAGGGACCCACAAGTACCGCATCGGCATGGGGGCACCCGTCTACATGGCAGCCGTCATAGAGTACCTGGCAG CTGAGATTTTGGAGTTGGCAGGAAATGCAGCAAGGGACAACAAAAAAGGCAGAATAACTCCTCGGCACATTAAACTGGCTGTAGCCAACGACGAGGAGCTCAACCAG CTTCTCCGAGGGGTGACCATATCAAACGGAGGGGTCCTGCCTCGTATCCACCCGGAACTATTGTCCAAGAAAAGGGGCAGCCGAGTGAAAGTGGACACTCAGGTGACCGTGCCAGAGAAGAGGGCGGAACGCGTCAAGAGCATCAAGAAACCCACCACCAAAAAAGGCAAAGGCAAACCAGGCCGCAAGCCAAGG AAGAGCACAGAAAACGACAAAGAAGCTGTCGTAGCCAACTCAACAGTGGAAGATGGACCAGGTGATGGATTCACTATCCTCTCAGCGAAAAGCCTGTTCCTTGGACAAAAG CTTTCACTAACAGAGAGTGAAATTAGCAAGATTGGAACGATCAAGGTGGAGGGAATCATCAACCCCACAAATGCCGAGATGGACCTCAAAGAGGGAGTGG GCAATGCCCTGGAGAAGGCAGGTGGGCGGGACTTCTTGGAGGCAGTGAAAGAACTGAGGAAAGCACAGGGACCTCTGGAGGTAGCATCAG TTGCGGTGAGTCAGGCCAGTGGGATGCCAGCTCGTTTCGTCATCCACTGTAACATCCCTCAGTGGGGCTCGGAGAAGTGTGAGGACCAGCTGGAGAAGACTGTCAAGGCCTgcctctctgctgcagaggagaagAAACTGAAGTCTGTGGCCTTCCCCTCACTTCCTGCTGGCCG GAATGGATTCCCAAAGCAAACAGCCGCCCAGCTGATCCTCAAGGCAATCTCCAACCATTTTGTCTCCGCAACGACCTCTTCCCTGAAAAACATTTACTTTGTACTGTTTGACAGCGAGAGCATCGGAATATACCTTCAGGAAATGGCCAAGCTGGATGCCAAGTGA